GTCTTAATTCATCTAATACAAATTGAGGTATTACAAGGGGACCTTCTATAAATCCAGTTCCAGATATATCTAGAATTCTACCATCTATTATTACTGATGTATCTAATACTTTAGGTACCTCCCCAAAATTATTAGATCTTTTACCCTTTTTTTCTTTGGAGTTATTTCTTCTATTTAACCCTGTAAAAAATGCTATAATCTCTTCTTTCTTTTTAACAGCTATATCTCCGCATATAATTGCAAGACTTAATGAACCTATTATTGATAGTATCGCAAAGAATTCAGATATACTAGCGAAAAGTGTTCCAATCAGAACCCCTATTAATAATCCTATTATACCTCCTGTAGCCCCTAATAGTATATCTATCATAGCCATCTTTTGCGTATACTTTTCTATGTATTCCATAAAATTAAATAACAATTTTATTAATAACGGTGAAATAAAATAAAAAATAATTCCTATTATTAAACTAAATATAATACATGACGACATTGCTAATACTAAGTTTTCTCTTATATTATCTATATGAGATATTCCTTCAATAGATAATATACTATTTGCTAAAAAATAACCTAACATTACTCCCATAATTGTGAGAATAATTCTAATTACTTTTCGTATCACATAAACACCTCCTTATTATATCTTTGCCATGACATTGATTTTTTAATCTATTTTTTCTATATTCTATAAATTACTTAACACTTATTGAAATATAAGTAAACTATAATAAATCCCCCTATACTTTTCAAATTTGTTGATGTATTATAAAAACAATTTAAATATACAAATTAACCTGTATATTAATTTGTTAAATGAAGGAGATGTGAACTTTGAAAGATGTTATTTTCGACGAATTTCAATCTTGTGTTGAAGATTCACTCATTAGACATAAAAGTTTACTTGATATTTTAAGCAAATTACAAGAATCTGAATCCAGATTAAATCGCGCTGTAACAAAAGCTGTGACTAATTGTGGTTGCGTAAAGCTATCTGCTGAAAAACAGGTCCTTTGTTCCGATAAAGAAGACTGCGATGCTAATTTACATCAATCACCTTCTTCTCATATTACCGGGAATTTATGTGAAAATTGTGTAGATATAATAGAAAGTGAACTTGGAAATCACTTTTTCTATTTATTTTCATTATGTAACACTTTAAATATAAATCTTTATGATACATTGCTAAAAGAATATGAAAAAAGCTCCATGCTCGGAAAATTCACTTTTAGATAAGCAAATATAGAATATCTATATTTGCTTATCTAAAATAAATTGCTCTCTTAATCTTCTTAACCCGTTTCTTATTGCTTTAGCTCTAGCTTCTCCTATACCTTCTACTTGATCTAACTCATCATAAGATGCTTCCATTATTCCTTTTAATTCTTTAAAATAGTCTACTAAATTCTCGATTACATTAGTCGGTATTCTAGGTATCTTACTTATCATTCTATAACCTTTTGGTGACAATAATGTGTCAACTAATGGTACATTATTATATCCTAAAACATCTGAAATCTCTTCAAGATCTAAGAATTCATCAGAATCTAACTTCTGTATATCCTTATATATATCTATCGGTGATTTAGTTTCATCACAATAATCTCTTATAATAAGCAATCCTTCTCTTTCTATATTACGTATAAGCTCATTCAGCTGCATAGATATAAGTCTTCCCTCATTACCAAGTTCCACTATAAATCTCTCGATTTCCTCTACAATTCTCATAACCATTTCTGTTCTTTGAATAGCAGTAGCTACATCAAATAGTGTAACTAAATCTTGAAATTCTAAAAGATTCAAATTAGAAACTACTCTTTCTAGTACAGATACATACTTTTCTAAAGTTTGTATCGCTTGATTAGCTCTAGCTAATATTATTGAGCTATCTCTAAGTACATACTTTATATCATCTTTATATAAAGTTATTATATTTCTTCTTTGAGAAATAGCTACAGTAATTACACCAGCATCTTTAGCCACTCTTTGTGCAGTTCTATGTCTAGTTCCCGTTTCATGAGTAACTAGTGATGAATCTGG
Above is a genomic segment from Clostridium bornimense containing:
- a CDS encoding PIN/TRAM domain-containing protein, with the protein product MIRKVIRIILTIMGVMLGYFLANSILSIEGISHIDNIRENLVLAMSSCIIFSLIIGIIFYFISPLLIKLLFNFMEYIEKYTQKMAMIDILLGATGGIIGLLIGVLIGTLFASISEFFAILSIIGSLSLAIICGDIAVKKKEEIIAFFTGLNRRNNSKEKKGKRSNNFGEVPKVLDTSVIIDGRILDISGTGFIEGPLVIPQFVLDELRHISDSADDLKRTKGRRGLDILNKIQKDLPIEVQISDMDFPDITEVDSKLLKLAQVLNGKVVTNDFNLNKVAEFQGVPVLNINDLANAIKPVLLPGEELKLQIIKEGKENNQGIGYLDDGTMIVVENGKRYIGEFIDASVTSVLQTSAGRMIFATRKS
- the disA gene encoding DNA integrity scanning diadenylate cyclase DisA; the encoded protein is MNKRLQKDKELVSILKLLAPGTALREGLENILRAKTGGLIVLGNSDDVMRVVDGGFQINAEYNPAYIYELAKMDGAIIISSDLKKIISANVQLVPDSSLVTHETGTRHRTAQRVAKDAGVITVAISQRRNIITLYKDDIKYVLRDSSIILARANQAIQTLEKYVSVLERVVSNLNLLEFQDLVTLFDVATAIQRTEMVMRIVEEIERFIVELGNEGRLISMQLNELIRNIEREGLLIIRDYCDETKSPIDIYKDIQKLDSDEFLDLEEISDVLGYNNVPLVDTLLSPKGYRMISKIPRIPTNVIENLVDYFKELKGIMEASYDELDQVEGIGEARAKAIRNGLRRLREQFILDKQI